The following are from one region of the Litorilinea aerophila genome:
- a CDS encoding ABC transporter ATP-binding protein yields the protein MTPIIHVENLTKHFRIRRHRPGRWGTLRRLVSRDFEPVRAVDGISFTVQPGEMVGYLGPNGAGKSTTIKMLTGLLVPSGGTVTVGGFVPWRQREQYVRRIGAVFGQRTTLWWDLPVIESLELLQHIYRIPPDRFRQNLAEFRQMLELDAFIHAPVRSLSLGQRMRADLCAAMLHDPQLLFLDEPTIGLDVVAKDRIRRFIGQINRERGTTVVLTTHDLQDVEKLCRRVMIIDHGRLLFDGSLPDLLERFGAHREMVVDLAEEYDDVSVPGAEVVERQGLRVTYRFSRQALSASELIGRLSARYRVQDLSVREPEIESTIRRIYENRHPRT from the coding sequence ATGACACCCATCATCCACGTGGAGAACCTCACCAAACACTTTCGGATCCGCCGCCATCGGCCGGGCCGCTGGGGTACCCTGCGCCGGCTCGTTTCCCGAGATTTCGAACCGGTGCGGGCGGTGGACGGCATCAGCTTCACCGTCCAGCCGGGCGAAATGGTGGGCTACCTGGGCCCCAACGGCGCCGGCAAGTCCACCACCATCAAGATGCTGACGGGCCTGCTGGTCCCCAGCGGGGGCACCGTGACCGTCGGCGGCTTCGTCCCCTGGCGCCAGCGGGAACAGTACGTGCGTCGCATCGGCGCCGTCTTCGGCCAGCGCACCACCCTCTGGTGGGACCTGCCCGTCATCGAGTCCCTGGAGTTGTTACAGCACATCTACCGCATCCCGCCGGATCGCTTCCGCCAAAATCTGGCCGAATTTCGCCAGATGCTGGAACTGGATGCCTTCATCCACGCGCCGGTGCGATCCCTCTCCCTGGGCCAGCGCATGCGGGCCGACCTCTGCGCGGCCATGCTCCACGATCCGCAGCTTCTCTTCCTGGATGAGCCCACCATCGGCCTGGACGTGGTAGCCAAAGATCGGATCCGCCGCTTCATCGGGCAAATCAACCGGGAACGGGGCACCACCGTGGTGCTGACCACCCATGATCTGCAGGACGTGGAGAAATTGTGCCGGCGGGTGATGATCATCGACCACGGCCGGCTGCTCTTCGACGGGAGCCTGCCCGACCTGCTGGAACGGTTTGGCGCCCATCGGGAGATGGTGGTGGATCTGGCCGAGGAGTACGACGACGTCTCGGTGCCTGGCGCGGAGGTGGTGGAGCGCCAGGGCCTGCGGGTGACGTACCGCTTCAGCCGGCAGGCGCTCTCCGCCTCGGAGCTCATCGGGCGGCTGTCGGCCCGCTACCGGGTGCAGGACCTGAGCGTGCGGGAGCCAGAAATCGAGTCGACCATCCGCCGCATTTACGAAAACCGCCATCCCCGCACGTAG